In Brassica rapa cultivar Chiifu-401-42 chromosome A06, CAAS_Brap_v3.01, whole genome shotgun sequence, a single window of DNA contains:
- the LOC103848031 gene encoding uncharacterized protein LOC103848031 yields MSPPTLDQLHTYHAQERVIFSKLVLQFSRSPSESLLVMATWFWLENFGFEDILAIIFALPDRIIASFANEAVSCFRCIESSDPPNGFDQIPLTSQYLQNHISLPMIYKHRYTAIAGIKTFLNTICSRIFSDILAQVIPYSSPPYFVPRFHPSLIIPGFPHPTFGNINVMRPDLVDGVNTFNNNNLFLFPKGLWEWNDHSMESENDRTMFITFSRGFHVSQAEVKELFTNIFGEKCVVGVYMREDCISSPNIVACNNDQQQSLFAKLVLDSVVTVDRILEGEKLQKFRINGKHIWARKYNEKKDGRTCFT; encoded by the coding sequence ATGTCACCTCCAACACTAGACCAACTACACACTTACCATGCCCAAGAAAGGGTGATATTCTCTAAACTGGTCCTACAATTTTCAAGATCACCATCTGAATCACTCCTTGTCATGGCTACATGGTTTTGGCTTGAAAACTTTGGTTTTGAAGACATTTTAGCAATCATCTTTGCTCTTCCAGATCGAATCATTGCATCTTTTGCTAACGAAGCTGTCTCCTGCTTCCGATGCATCGAGTCCTCTGATCCCCCAAATGGCTTCGACCAAATCCCTCTCACTTCACAATATTTGCAAAATCACATCTCACTTCCCATGATTTACAAACATCGATACACCGCCATTGCTGGTATCAAAACCTTTCTAAACACCATTTGTTCTAGAATCTTTTCAGACATCCTTGCACAAGTTATTCCATATTCTTCGCCACCATATTTCGTCCCCCGATTCCACCCATCTCTGATCATACCTGGCTTCCCGCATCCGACTTTCGGAAACATCAATGTCATGCGACCTGATCTAGTTGATGGGGttaacacctttaacaacaacaaCTTGTTCCTCTTCCCAAAGGGTCTTTGGGAGTGGAACGATCACTCCATGGAAAGTGAGAATGATCGAACCATGTTTATAACGTTTTCTCGTGGCTTCCATGTGTCGCAGGCCGAAGTTAAGGAGCTTTTCACCAACATATTTGGAGAAAAGTGTGTGGTAGGTGTTTACATGCGAGAAGACTGCATAAGTTCACCTAACATAGTTGCGTGTAACAATGATCAGCAACAATCACTATTTGCTAAGTTAGTTTTGGACTCGGTGGTTACGGTGGATCGTATACTAGAAGGTGAGAAGCTCCAAAAGTTTCGGATCAATGGTAAACACATTTGGGCTCGTAAATACAACGAGAAGAAGGACGGACGTACTTGCTTCACCTAA